The sequence AGAATGTTTTTTTGACAAGCATTCGCCTTAGACGTTCTTATAGAAGTCGATGGATACCGAAATGGAAATTGTCGTAGGGCTGTACGAGCCACCTCTATGAAGCTTCTCCATGGAGGTATTTGTACAACCAATATCGGGGAAGGCGCATTATTTTTGCGTTCAATTGACAGTTGTTGATCCGTCATATTGCAAGTAGTAAAAAGTTTTCTCAATTCTTCCGCTTTCAGATTTGCCCTTCGCAACTGCCTTACCAACTATACAAGACTTGAACAGATACTCAGCAACTAAAAGGGGGACTATGTAGAGTTGTCTACCATCTCTCTTTTGGTATACAATATACCATTTGAATACATAAATTTTAATGCATCATGACAAAGGCCAATGACATCTTTATCCTGACGTTGAAAAGGGCACTTAAGCAACTCCCTTGACATATACCCTGGTCATTGTCATGTTGTTCCTCGTTAATCATTATTCAAGTAGTTGATAATGTACAGTTTTGTAAAATATTAATACTTTGAAAGGTCAGCGCTCAACTTCAAGAAGCATCTTTATTCGGGCGCCTGTCCGTCACAGACTTACGACGATACTCATGCCAAGCCCCTCGGAAATGTAGTCTTACAACTTATTCGAAAAGCTTCTTAGTTTAGCGTTTCTTCCAATTTCTAAATTTCTAGTTTAGTATATATTTAAAGGAATTTCTTTAATCAGTTTTAGACTACTGTCTACATGAGCTTTTCTCAGGACAGAGGAGGTCGAGCTGCACCGTTTTTGCTGGTTTTGGTGGCATTTCAACTCTGTGTTGTGCAAGGTAAGATAACTTTTAATTCCATTTGGGTGGGAAATTCAGACAGTACTGAAGACAATGTGCTGAATTGAACTCTGAACTGTATTCCGACAAGGTAAATTTATCTTAAATCTCTCACATAGTATATTTCAAAACCTTGAAATATACAACCGCCTTTTTCGCCTTTATCAGCATATCTTTCTCCTCTGAAAGCATGATTGTGTAATTTATCACCATGTTGAGTATAGAAAAGTGTATTTTTCAAGTAGAAAAAGTGCAAACAGtacaagctggtgtgttacgccgaagggcggttataccggctatatagatacagatacagaatacttCTCAACATACAGGCGGCCTGAAAAGATGTATTAGAGTTCTTCTATGCTTGTGCTATATATCGTTGGAGTACTGTATGTTTCATTCTACGAAAAGAGTGAGTTGCCAACCTTGCATTTTCTGAATCTAATAACAAGATgggtacaaaatgaaaaaaagagctAGTAAACTATTTGAATTTAAGCAGTTCTTTCTTTTaatgtaatagcctttattgcacattcatgccctatcgggctaagtacaggcatatagatacaaagggtagtaatgcagtaaacatggtttctaagactaatctaaaacataaattctaaaactattctaatacattaaagaACTACTTTGATGTGCTACATAACTCACACATCTGTTTCGACTGTGATCACCTTTTTTGGGATAAAGAATAAATGTGAGTTTTACCTCCAATTTAGACCTTCAATCATATGCGTGATCAACTTTAAACGTTATCTGTAATTGGCTCTTTGATTTAGCCGAATGGCGTCGTTTCGGAGGAAGACAGTTTTGGTTCAGCCAAGCTGACAAGAAGACAAAATGGCAACATGCCCGCCAGCATTGTCAGGATATGGGAGCGAGCATGGCAAGCGTCCAGTCGTCTCAGGAACAAGCTTTCATTGACCGTAAGTAGCATTTAAGACTCATGGAATCACTTAGTATTCGTATTAGACATTTAGCCCTGCTGCGACGGCAAGTTTCCATCGGCAATAAAGTTTTCACCTATAACCAATTCTGTAGGCCGCCGTACCATTAGCCACTAAGATAATAGCTCTTCTCGGGTCCTTCAGGAACGTCCTTTCCTTGGTTTTCTTGGGTGGCCTTTATTGGATCGCGTATAACAGCCAGCCAGATCTATACCATGTTAGAACAAGCTGCTATGTCTCAATACGACTACATAGTTTCTTGTTCTGGTggtatagcctgggtaccatcgtCCATATAGAGACCGCGGGCTCCATCTTTTCGCCTGTTAACCAATTGAAGAAAGCGAAAAGATTGAGTCAGTGGTTACTGCGGAATATGGCACTCAGGTTGATTGTGGAATGCAGGTCCATGCAATCGCAGCAATCACTTCATATTGATCGTTCAGATAAAAATCCCATCAATacatttggtgaaaattgtttgtttgtttgtttgtagcccTGTTTTATTGCCTCTTGTAGCGATGTTTGCTACAACCCTGATGTCATCTTTGAGACAAATACAAACGTGGCTTTCGCAGAATATTTATCAAGGTCCCAGACTATGCCCATGGCTTGCCTTAGTCTAAGAATATTCCTATACATGCTAGTGGTGCTCGTATATATTGTCTGACGGCTCTTTTGCCTGCCTTTGGTCAGAGATCGTCCCCAGTAACACCCCTGTTCTCCTGGGTATGACGTGTGACAAGATCACGGGTAACGGGGATGACTCAGGATGTGGCTGGGAGGGCGATGAACCTGTGGTGAGTGTCTTTCTACATATACAAGTCACGACTTTTAAACTGTTAAAAGGTGCCAtatcaaactgcaacatttgCTTGATGTTCAACAATGATCGTGCTATTTCATTAGCATTAAGTGATCACGCTCGAAAATGTCGGCTTCATGTAAAATTAAGATGTTCCGTGACAAGTCCAGGTGAACTTCAACATTGCCTTTGACAGGACGATAAATGATTAAACAAACTATTGATGTCACTTAAGTTTCCGTGACTCCTAATGCGCTGGGAGGAGATTACAGCACTCTTGAGATAATGTGACATTTGCCATTTTAAAACATGGTCTTTGTCATTGTAATAAGTGCCAAAGGGTACCCTGTACCATTGCATTTACCTTGTCGGTGCTCAGGTCAAACAGGACTAGATTCGTCAAGATTTCATCGTAGAGTAGTGCGTCAGGTGTCGTGGTAGTCTTTACGTAAAACAAACTCCCTTGATTTGATCAGAAAAGTCAACATTCCTGTATGGCGCTTTTACCTCTTGACGGCGGCCACTGAGCATCAGTACATCGACCAAAACTGGATTTTTGTGCATGTTTATTCTATAACTAGAATACTACCTTTTTTAAAACACACTCAGCCCGTAAAAAATAGCCGTTCTTTATAGTATTCGTGAAAAGATAGGTCGAACATTTGGTCACTCAGTGGACGTTCAACGGTCATAGCCTCTCGTAAAAGGGGCTTTTAGTGGCCGAGGATTCTTTTTTGTAGCGTGACAGGCTCCTAACGCGCATGATCCTCAACAAAAGGACAGCTAATGGCCTCTTTATGGTCCTGCCTCCGTAGGGAAATATCAGTAGCTTTATTACTTTATGTATCATGCAGATAGCCTACAGGGAGGAACATAGCTCACTTTTTACCTTCAGCATCAGCATTTACCCAAAAAGACATTCTTACATTaccaaaaaaataaagttttttttagcaATGTTTGCTCTTAGGAAGACAATTCGAGAAAGTAACCACCATCAAGTAACCATCAGAGCATGTAAGCTCACACAAAGATTAattgtttttgtcctgttctaTAAAAGTACCTGTTATAGTAATAGACAAATAATATTTCAAATGACTGTTTTATTCCCATTTCATTCCCAGCTTCTATCGAATCTCTATGAATAGAAAATGTAGATATACGGAAACATGCAAAATGGTCGATCCCTCAAACTTTAGTGGTTCTGATCCCAACTCTTGTCTTTAAGTTTAAACTCAGTAGTCAAGTTGTTCCAGGAGACATTCTGCTACAATACTATCATCTATAGCCTCTACTTATTATAAAGCATTTCCTAATACCGTTATATGTCCCGTGTTAGACATATGCGAACTGGCGGAGTGGCGAACCAACATTCACaggcaagaaaaaaaagaggtaCACGGTGACAAGGAATGGAGAATGGTACACAGTAGGCGAGAATGATAAGCACTATGTTGTTTGTGAGAGACCAGATCTGGACTCGACAACTCAGACTGCCATCAACACGCTGGTGCCTAAAGTAGACCCAAGTAAGATCTTGTAGAATATTCTATGCCGTAACGAATGTTTTGCATTATGTACAGTGTGCATTGGGAGCACAATTACATGTTTCTAAAGGACCTATATCATATATGGTTTGAGAATTACACAACTTTGACATGAGAAGAAGCTACCCCCTAATGGAGGTGAAGCATTTTGCTTTATTAAATGATTTAACTACTGTGTCAGACTCAGTTCAACACTAGATAGTAACAACCTATTCTCAAGACCTGTGATCTCACTGTTATCGCACTGCAACGACTGTTCAATTAATATCAATTCATCGATAAAAACtatttttacgctttgtgtgctcggttgtctttttagtcatactttaGTCAACATTTGCATATAATTGTATATGATTGATACcatatgacctgtacttaacccagtaGGGCAAAACAGTTCTATAAAGTTAAGCGCTTCATTCCTTGTTCCCATCCCGTACACGACTAGCCCCACCCGGAGGTGCCAGTGACCACTCAGGAAGCGAAGAATCCAACAGCACCTCTGCAGGTTCTGGTTCCGACAAGGCGAAAAAGAGTAAGAAAAGCTCATCAGAAGAAGTATCAGCAGCGTCCGGTAAGTAACATTTCTTCTGTTGTCGTGCACATTTGTTACATTCATGAATGACATATGACTGATAACCATTGAACGCACTTGATATATGGTGCTAAACCCGTGCCAGTACCTGTTAGTAGTAAGTAATCCTGTAATTAAGTTCTGCATCCCTTGTTCCCATCCCGTACACGAGCAGCCCAACCCGGAGGCGCCAATGTACTGTCAGGAAGCAAATCATCCAACAGCACTTCCGTAGGTTCTGGTTCCGAAAAGAGCAAAAGCTCGAAGAGTAGTGAGGGCTCGGATGCATCCAACAGCACTTCCACAGGCTCTGGTTCCGACAAGGAGAAAAGCTCTAAGAGTAGTAAAAGCTCATCTGAAGAAGTATCAACAGCTTCTGGTGTGTAGCATGTCTCAACATTTTTACACTTCTGATCCTGCTATCTTTTATTGTCGTGTATATTTGTTCCATTCATGTATGACCTATGACTGTTCACCCTTAAACGTACATTGATATTTGGTGCTTAACTGTGCTAATAACAGTTAGAAACACTTAACAGCAAGTAATGCTCCCATACTGTACACGAGCAGCCCAAACCGGAGGCGCCAGTGACCACTCAGGAAGCGATTCATCCAACAGCACTTCCGCGGGTTCTGGTTCGGACAAGACCAAAAGCTCTAAGAGTAGTGACGGCTCGAAAGCATCGACAGCGACTGGTGTGTAGTCTTTCCCGATGCAGGCATACTATCTTGCGGTTtttgcattatacatgtagcctTCATGGCCATGTTTCGTTGTCTACATGTCCTTCAAACAAAAACCATAACGAACAGTGTATAAAAGACTCTATATTTCTCCCCTCAAACATTCCTAGATACCTGCCACAGCA comes from Branchiostoma floridae strain S238N-H82 chromosome 2, Bfl_VNyyK, whole genome shotgun sequence and encodes:
- the LOC118408469 gene encoding pulmonary surfactant-associated protein D-like, with protein sequence MGASMASVQSSQEQAFIDQIVPSNTPVLLGMTCDKITGNGDDSGCGWEGDEPVTYANWRSGEPTFTGKKKKRYTVTRNGEWYTVGENDKHYVVCERPDLDSTTQTAINTLVPKVDPTPPGGASDHSGSEESNSTSAGSGSDKAKKSKKSSSEEVSAASGK